The segment CTTTCTAATACTGAACTTACAGTGTTAGAGGGTTTGACTCCCAACTTCTGGTGACAGCAGGACACCCTGCAGCCCCTGACCCCGGGAGCAGGGTGGGTTCCCCCGTCCCTTCAGCCCCTCTCAGTGGAGCAGGGTGCAGGGCCGTGAGGCAGCACGGGCAGGGCACACGACAGAGCTCAGCCAGCGCCCAGCTCAGGCTGTACCCCCTgagcccccggagcccccaggacaCCTCCGTGCCTGCTGGGGACCCGCCATCCCGGAGCAGAGCCCGTGTGGTGTCCGGGGCTCAtgcttgtccctctgtccctctgggaCGGGCACCGCTCGCAGGGACAGTGCCCGGGCTGTGCCTGGTGCAGGGTGGGCGCTGCCAAGCgcccggggctgggcacagggcaggggcctCTGCGGCTCGGGCTCCCGGCATCGGAAGGTCAAGGCCCGGGCTGCGCTGCCGTGCGGGGCGCTGCGGTGCGGGGCGATCcgccgcggggctgcggggctggcGGCACGTTAGCATCTCTCACGGCCGTGTGAATGGGTCCCCGCACACTtcccagcgccggcagcgccaaTTAAGGACCGAAGGAGTCAGATCTGACACCTCTGCAAATGGGCCCGGCATTCCCAGGCTCCTGCCGCCCGCCCGGAGCGGGGCGAGGCTGGGGGAGCTCGGTACCTCCAGGTGGGCGCAGAGGCATCACCCCGCACCCCCGGCCCAAATAACGCCGGGTTACCCCCAGACACGGCCCGCAGAACCGTGCCcagccagggccaggcacagcccgcGCCCTCAGCCCCTTCGGCAGAGTCCCCTGCGTCCCCTCGGGGCAGGAACGGGGTCCGGGGGCCCCacggagagcctgaggcaccccCTGGATCGAGACCCTGTGCCTCACCCCCTACTACACCAGCCACctctctgccctgctgggaggCACTGTCCCCGGGGCCTGGGTGTGCCAGGACACGGACACGGGTGTGCTGGGGGTCACCTGCCATGGCGGGGATCCCCCCAGAGCTGCACGGGGCTCCCGGCATGGGGACGGCTGCCTggggtctcccctctgcaccgcAGAGGTGCCTGGGGCTCCAGAGCTGCATGGAGGGTCACCCCCTACGCCCCTGCTGCAGGGACCCTGCCAGAGCTTCAGAGCACTCCCGGCTGCCCTGTCCTGCAGCCTCCCCACAGATGTGCCACAGCTAATGGGgcaccttcctgctgctgcctggagccTCCCAGGGCAGGACTGACGGACACGGGGCACCACAGGATGCCCACACCTGGGTCCCAGCTGCCCTCACATCACCAGGTACCCAAAGACcctccccggcccagcccctgctcctgcaggctggGGTGCAGGATGGTCCTCGTGGGGTGGGTGCAAGGTGGGCTGTCCCACAGCCGCTCGCCTCACACAGCTCGGCACCCTGGGCCCCAGCCAGGCTcacctccccagctcctgctgcagcccgtcctgcccagctgcaccccagcactgtggggctggagctgcctgcagccctggacACAGAGCCCACACGGGCACGGCGGCATggcagtggggctgtggggcagtggcAGAGCCATGGGTCAGTGGCACAGCCATGCTGCAGAGCTACACGGGATGGGACAGACGCCAGGATCCTCCCTAAAGccgccctgcagagctgcttccctATTCCTCGCTGCGGGACCTGCTGGCTGCACCCCAGCACGGGCGGGCTGGGAGCACCCTTCAGCCTGCACCCCACACGCACAGCCAGGTGCTGCCCACTGCCAGCCCAACCCAGCCCGGATGTGTCCCAGGGCccacccaggctgtccccagccctgctgacccCCATCTCCCACCCGCCTGGGGGTCTCGTCCCTTCTCTGAGCCCAAaggcagctctgtccctgcagggcggCCGTGAGGGACAGTCCCTCCTGCCTgccacagcctggccctgccccgagcctgcagcacctgcCCGGAGCAGCGCGGGCAGAGggtcctgtgccagtgccccagagcagggcccagcaggggaGCTCACACGCCGCTGTCAgacagaggggctggggctggcgtCAGTGAAGCCCCAGAGCCACTTAGCACCAGGCTCCTAACAGCCCGGGGGCTCACAGCCCcgggccctgcagggcccctggCACTTCCTACCCGGTGTGTCACAGTCCCCACAGCACGGCCCCAGCCCACAGGGTGCCCTGGAAACTGGGCAAGTTTTTATTTACTGCCCAGAGCGCATCAGCCTGGCCTCCCCTTGGCCAGACCCCGAGTTCCCCGTGCCCATCATGCAGGCGTCAGCCCATTCCTGGCAGTGCGGGGGCTGGAGTGGCCGAGGGTCCGTCCTGGAGGCCAGGGAATCACAGGCGCCTCTTATTTGGTCCGGGTCTCGCTCTCAAACCAGCTCTGCACCGCGGCCTTGTTCTCCTCCACCCACTTGATGTTAGCGCGGGTCTGCTCCAGCGCCTGCTCCAGCGCCCGCGTCCCCGACCCGAACCCGATGTCCTGGTTGTCCTCCTTgaactgctccagctgccaggcaGAGACggggctggagcaggcagggcagaTCCCAGCACACTGCACACCCCCCAGAACACCCCTGGGAGCGCTCCAGCACCACCCCAGCACctctcagctgctccctggcAGGACCCCTACAGCCCCCAGGAGCACCCCGATGGCCTCTGTGAGCCCTCAGCAGCCCCCAACATCATCCTGACAGCCCCAGTAGCACCCTGAGAGCccccagcaccatctcagcagccTCCAGGAGCACCCCAACAGCCTCCAGCAGCCCATGCAGCACCCCAACAGCCCCCAGGAGCACTCTGACAGCCCTTGGGCGTCCCTGCCACCACCCCAGCAGGCACCCAGCAGCCTGTGACAGGGACAGAAGCCTCTTGGACCCCTGGGCTCACAAGGGGCAGGAAATCCCCTCTCaagggctgctggcacagggcagctctgccaAGGCTGGGGTCCCTGGTCCCCCGGCTCCTGCCGGGGTCCAGCCTCACCTGTTGCAGCTCAAACTCTGTGGAGAAGCGCTGGGTCACAGATAAAATCAGgcgggagaaggagaaggagccgcCGCCATACCTGGGAGAGCAGAAGTGTGCTGAGCCAGGGGGAGGGGACaagggaggggacagtgccacccccaagGGGCGCGGGCAGGCAGACAGGGGTGCCCCAGCCCCCGCGGTGCTCACTGGGTGAAGAGCGTCCTCCAGTTGGCACGGATGAAGTCCCAGGCCAGGGACTGCCCCACGACGTTGCTGGCAATGCTGTTGATGGTGGAGGTGGCATCCTGCTTCCGGATCTTGGTAGGGTCGAGGGTGTACTGCAGGTACCTGGGGGGCACAGTgaggggctcaggggctggcaggggcagcgGACACGCCGAGGGTGATGGGCTGGTGGGGACACAGCGCGGGGCCAGCCAGACCCCACACGCACCGGCTGAGGATCCAGGGGTCGGGGCTGCAGGCGAGGGCTGTGCGGAGCTTGTCGGCCTCAGACACCACACGGGCCTCCTGGAACTTCTTCCAGAGGAACTGCCAGGCATCATCCCCGCCCGTGGCCACCATGCTGCAGTAGATGGCCGAGCGCAGGTTCGGGGGGACCCTGTTGGGGTGAGAGCCGTGGGTGCCAGGAGCCCCTTGCCGTGCCCATCCCCACCCCACACACAGCACCGCGGCTTCCCAGCACTCACGGGTTGGGGCTGCTGGTGCTGTTCTGCCACTGGCTCAAGTAGTTGGCAGCCAAATGCTGGCAATCGGTGACACCGTAGGAGCAGGCGGTGCTGATGGCATTGGCCTCGTTGTACCTGGGGGAGAGAGGCCGTGAGGGCTGGGGTCTGGCACAGGGCACCCACTGGCCAGTGCTGGCacgaggcagggctgtgccccctACCCAGCGCAGCCAGGGAGACCCCAgggacccagcccagccccagggtaCTCACTGGACCATCAGCAAGCTATCATTGAGGCGAGTGCTCCAGTTATTGGTGAGTTTCTTGTAGTGCTCAAAGAGAGGGGTCACCTGCTTTTTCATGTATGCCTGGGGGCAAGAGGGGGTCAGTGcccagtgacactggcagcagccCCCACACCACTGTGGGGGCAATCCTGGCCCCTCACGCCCAGCACAGGGGGCTGGCACCACTCACCGACATGGCCCCAAAGACCTCGCTGCGGTCAAACATCAGCTTGAAGTACTTGAGGTTGGTGagtgctgcctgccagggcaTGTATTCCGTCTCCCGGCTCAGGAACCGTGTCGTGTTCAGAGCCAAGGTCACATCCACGTACTTGGCCCTGTCAGGGGTGACGGCAGCGTCACCTCCCCAgcctcactggcactgcccagcccgggCACCCACCCCATGCAGCCCCTCACCCCAGTGGCACCCAGACCACCAGGCAGGGCTCACCTGGCCAGGTTAAAGGCGTCATCAATGATCTGGGCACGGTTGATCACAGGGAAGACCTGAGAGAGCAAAGTCAGTGTCTCAGGGCAGCCAGAGCGCGGTGGTGTGAATGGGGTCCCACCCCACAGCCCTGAGCGCCCCGTGTACCGAGTGGTTAGTGTCAAGCTGCTGGACGAGCTGATTCCAGTTCTCCTGGTTGTAATTGACACGGAAGTACCCGGTGACATTGAGGTTCAGCAGGAGCCAGTCGGGGCTGGTGAGCCTGAAGTCGTTGTTGGTGTCTGGGAAGGGGACAGgaggctgtgccagagctgcacTCGCACCCGCCAGGGAGGGCCAGGCTCAGCCCCCAGCACCACTGCCTCCCTGGGAACCCCGGCCAATGCCGTGGCAGtggaggtggcagcaggaccCCCACTCGCGGCCAGGACATGCCATACCTGTGACTTTGGTCAGCCAGGTGTCGTTCCTGCGGCCACTGCCTGTCATCCAGGTGATGGGGACGATCCAGGTGTAGCTGCGCCATGGACAGACAGGTGGTGGGACTGGCCCTCATCCCCTGAGGCCTCAgttcccagccagccctgccacacTCACTTGAAGACAGAGGGTCTGTCCACAGAAGATGTGGGGTCCAGCAGGAAATGGGCCTGGCGGACGGCGCCGCTGCGGGTGTCGACAGTGACCACAGGGAAGCCCATCTGCAGCGTCCAGCGGTCCATGATGTTGCTGATACTGTCAGGCAGCTGGACCTTGTTCTTGTCCACCGCCTGCGGGGATGGCAGCACCTCTGGTCACCAGGGCCAGGGGCACGGCCAGCGTGGGGCACGGCCAGCGTGGGGCACGGTCAGCGCTGCAACCCTCACCCAGCACGTGGGACCCCGCCACACCTGGCAGCCCCCCAGAGCCAGGGCCAGGGATGCTGCAGGAGCACCAGCCCCCTCCTACCTGCTGCAGATGGACCCAGAGGTCAGAGTAGATGGTGTTGCTGTAGGAGAAGGTGTGGAGGTAGGACTGTGGGAGAGCACCAGGAGAGACGGGTGAGCAAGGGCAAGTCTGGGGTGTGGGACCCCCCTAGAGCAGCCAGGCAGGTCTCTACCACGGGATGCCCACCCTGCACTGGGCTCGCTGCCCCCCAGTACCAGCAGCACCTCACCTGCAACCCCTCCTTGAAGATGTCCTCGCTAAGGAAGCTCGAGAGCATCCGCAGCACcgatgctccctgcagggacagcaggtcAGAGAAGCCAGGGGCGCCCCAGAGTGCATCCCCACCCCAGAGCCCCCGTGCACACCTTGCTGTAGGCGATGCTGTCGAAGACTTCGCTGATCTGGGCTGGGGTGTTGATCTCCTCCTCGCGGAAGGAGAGCGGGTGGGAGCTGGCCAGGGCGTCGGTGGCCATCACGGTATGCAGCTCGTTCAGCACCATCAGGTCTTTCTGCAGAGGGGGCACCAGCACCCTGCTCAGCCCCGCTGCGCCGCCGGGCACCGGGGCAGCCCTGGGCTGCCTGCTCCCCCGCCCGTCGCCCTGGCACTCACAATGTTCCAGTCGGGCTCAGCAGAGTCGGCACCCAGGTACTCCACGTACGAGGCGAAGCCCTCGTTCAGCCACAGGTCGTTCCACCACCGCAGCGTCACCAAATTCCCAAACCactgcagagggcacagcacTGCCTCAGCCGCCAGCCGTCAGCCAGGGCGGGGGGCCAGGGGTGCGGCAGGTACCTGGTGTGCCAGCTCGTGGGCGATGACGGTCACCACCCGCTCCTTGTTGCCGATGGAGGAGTACTCAGCATCGAAGAGCAGCGAGTTCTCCCGGTAGGTCACCAGCCCCCAGTTCTCCATGGCACCCGCATTGAAATCGGGGAGGCCAACCTGGTCTGGGGGTGGAGGGGTCCCGTCAGTGCCCCACTGACAGCACGCTGGACCATCGTCCCCCCTGCAGCGGGCACTCTACCCGGTGCCCCGGGCACCCCGCAGCACCCACCAGACTTGGGGAGCGGGTAGGCCGTGTTGTAATGCTTCTCAAAGAAGTTGAGGATGGGACCAGTGACTTTGAGAGCGTAGGTGCCCTGGCCCTCTTTGATGGCTTCGGGGCGGCCCCAGATG is part of the Melospiza melodia melodia isolate bMelMel2 chromosome 15, bMelMel2.pri, whole genome shotgun sequence genome and harbors:
- the ANPEP gene encoding aminopeptidase N gives rise to the protein MAGGFFISKTVGIVAIVLGLGAVATIIALSVVYAQEKNKGISDVGTSTTASPGTSTSTTASPGTNTSTSTSTSTSTTTPAPNNPWNQWRLPATLKPEFYEVSLQPFLKPDANNMYIFKGNSSVVFLCEEATDLILIHSKNLNYTMQGTFHATLQAEDGGTLPAISRTWLETPTQYLVLQLGAPLQQGKRYRLSSSFTGELADDLAGFYRSEYTDASGNKQVVATTQMQAADARKAFPCFDEPAMKANFTVTLIYPSGYKAISNMPDENTTQQEIGGEIWSVTKFYTTPRMSTYLLAFIVSQFEPVENNTGKTLIRIWGRPEAIKEGQGTYALKVTGPILNFFEKHYNTAYPLPKSDQVGLPDFNAGAMENWGLVTYRENSLLFDAEYSSIGNKERVVTVIAHELAHQWFGNLVTLRWWNDLWLNEGFASYVEYLGADSAEPDWNIKDLMVLNELHTVMATDALASSHPLSFREEEINTPAQISEVFDSIAYSKGASVLRMLSSFLSEDIFKEGLQSYLHTFSYSNTIYSDLWVHLQQAVDKNKVQLPDSISNIMDRWTLQMGFPVVTVDTRSGAVRQAHFLLDPTSSVDRPSVFNYTWIVPITWMTGSGRRNDTWLTKVTDTNNDFRLTSPDWLLLNLNVTGYFRVNYNQENWNQLVQQLDTNHSVFPVINRAQIIDDAFNLARAKYVDVTLALNTTRFLSRETEYMPWQAALTNLKYFKLMFDRSEVFGAMSAYMKKQVTPLFEHYKKLTNNWSTRLNDSLLMVQYNEANAISTACSYGVTDCQHLAANYLSQWQNSTSSPNPVPPNLRSAIYCSMVATGGDDAWQFLWKKFQEARVVSEADKLRTALACSPDPWILSRYLQYTLDPTKIRKQDATSTINSIASNVVGQSLAWDFIRANWRTLFTQYGGGSFSFSRLILSVTQRFSTEFELQQLEQFKEDNQDIGFGSGTRALEQALEQTRANIKWVEENKAAVQSWFESETRTK